A DNA window from Helianthus annuus cultivar XRQ/B chromosome 15, HanXRQr2.0-SUNRISE, whole genome shotgun sequence contains the following coding sequences:
- the LOC110914675 gene encoding uncharacterized protein LOC110914675 — MRRAKDWWDSYSKEIGENRVQTLTWQEFKQPFIKYHCPQSAVDRIQEDFLRLRQRDESVNEITNTFLDQLKFCEEIVGTERKKIIRYHGMLKAEIREFITPSKCETLDEIIDLARDREIEIKRQDERGEKRQAEKGSTQGSSKKPKTQDQGKKEASKGGFPRCKTCGKPHSGECLLGRKGCYNCGQEGHPYYNCPNPKRVCYNCNESGHVKADCPKLKQGPKKEGKKEETAKAKGRMFQISAEEARAHPNVVSGIKEESSSQSGSQAKDGKGKATC; from the exons ATGCGAAGGGCTAAAGATTGGTGGGACTCGTATAGTAAGGAGATTGGAGAAAATCGAGTTCAAACCTTGACTTGGCAAGAATTCAAACAGCCTTTTATCAAGTACCATTGTCCACAATCGGCTGTGGATCGAATTCAAGAAGATTTTCTCCGGTTGCGACAAAGGGATGAATCAGTTAACGAAATCACGAACACTTTCCTCGATCAACTGAAGTTTTGTGAAGAAATAGTTGGAACAGAAAGGAAGAAGATTATTCGTTATCATGGCATGCTCAAAGCTGAAATACGGGAGTTCATAACTCCTTCAAAATGTGAAACGTTGGACGAGATCATTGATTTAGCAAGGGATAGAGAAATCGAGATAAAGAGGCAAGATGAACGTGGGGAGAAAAGGCAAGCCGAGAAGGGGTCAACTCAAGGCTCATCTAAGAAACCCAAAACGCAAGATCAAGGAAAGAAGGAAGCTTCCAAAGGCGGGTTCCCACGATGCAAAACATGTGGAAAACCCCATTCCGGTGAGTGCTTATTGGGAAGGAAGGGGTGTTACAATTGCGGGCAAGAAGGACATCCGTACTATAACTGTCCGAATCCCAAAAGGGTGTGCTACAATTGTAATGAATCGGGCCATGTGAAAGCCGATTGCCCAAAGCTCAAACAAGGGCCGAAGaaagaaggaaagaaagaagAAACCGCGAAAGCGAAAGGAAGAATGTTTCAAATCTCCGCGGAAGAAGCAAGAGCTCACCcgaatgtggtctcag GAATAAAAGAAGAAAGTTCAAGTCAATCCGGGTCGCAAGCGAAGGACGGTAAAG GTAAAGCAACTTGCTAA
- the LOC110914676 gene encoding monothiol glutaredoxin-S2: MAMVRALVNERSVVIFSKNSCCMCYTIKTLIRSFGANPTVYELDENPKGQQIEMELKGLGCKPSVPAVFIGQELIGGANEIMTLHMKGQLVPLLLRANAIWV, encoded by the coding sequence ATGGCTATGGTTAGAGCTTTGGTTAATGAAAGATCAGTGGTAATATTCAGCAAAAACTCTTGCTGCATGTGTTACACAATTAAGACATTAATAAGAAGTTTTGGAGCTAATCCTACTGTTTATGAGCTTGATGAGAATCCAAAGGGACAACAAATAGAGATGGAACTCAAGGGATTAGGGTGTAAGCCAAGTGTCCCAGCTGTGTTCATAGGGCAGGAGCTTATTGGTGGGGCCAATGAGATAATGACACTTCATATGAAGGGTCAGCTGGTGCCATTGCTACTCAGGGCTAATGCTATATGGGTTTAG